A single region of the Papilio machaon chromosome 13, ilPapMach1.1, whole genome shotgun sequence genome encodes:
- the LOC106717920 gene encoding G-protein coupled receptor Mth2 isoform X1, which translates to MLISCVFIIATVGVYAWLPELRNMHGRVLMAYLLCLFCGFLCMSSLQIMLTVDNISSDTCLILTIIIYYFLESAFFWLNVMSFDIWWTFSGKGGMGMSKVSKRFCIYSLYAFGVPTILTIILASLEFSGLPPHPLLPMLRDQGCFIFGRSKLLYLYGPMFILFVANIIFFVMTALKIAHIKQQTAVLNSKESAMHDHHRKDKQRLLLYLKLFTVMGINWILEVISALYPDADYIWMFTDAYNLLIGVTIFIIFVCKRKIFHLIKKRFVPETKGKLSRSDGNCQEFSYRTTIPIRIYKNNQTQKGSMETIKTVIDDDNNTANEVKNTKL; encoded by the exons ATGCTGATCTCTTGTGTGTTTATTATCGCTACGGTCGGTGTGTACGCTTGGTTGCCCGAGTTGCGAAACATGCACGGCCGCGTCCTCATGGCGTACCTACTCTGCCTCTTCTGCGGCTTCCTCTGCATGTCCAGCTTGCAGATCATGCTCACCGTCGACAACATCTCTTCCGACACGTGTCTCATTTTAA cgATCATCATTTACTACTTCCTCGAATCAGCTTTTTTCTGGCTGAACGTCATGAGTTTCGACATTTGGTGGACTTTCAG TGGTAAAGGTGGAATGGGGATGAGCAAAGTGTCTAAGAGATTCTGTATATATTCGCTGTACGCATTCGGTGTACCGACTATTCTTACAATAATATTGGCGTCTCTTGAATTCTCCGGCCTGCCACCGCATCCGCTTCTACCGATGCTGAGGGACCAGGGCTGTTTCATATTCG GGAGAAGTAAATTATTGTACTTGTACGGGCCAATGTTCATATTATTCGTGgcgaatattattttcttcgtGATGACCGCATTGAAGATAGCCCACATCAAGCAGCAGACAGCCGTGCTCAACTCCAAGGAGAGCGCCATGCACGATCATCACAGGAAGGACAAGCAACG GTTGCTGTTGTATTTGAAACTCTTTACTGTAATGGGTATCAACTGGATTCTGGAAGTTATCAGCGCCCTCTACCCGGACGCCGATTACATCTGGATGTTCACCGATGCCTACAACCTGCTCATCGGGGTCACCATCTTCATTATTTTCGTCTGTAAGCGGAAGATATTTCATCTCATCAAGAAGAGGTTTGTCCCAGA GACCAAAGGAAAACTTTCGAGATCTGATGGGAACTGCCAAGAATTTAGTTACAGAACAACCATACCTATAAGAatctacaaaaataatcaaacgCAAAAGGGTAGCATGGAAACTATAAAAACAGTTattgatgatgataataacaCAGCAAAtgaagttaaaaatacaaaactttga
- the LOC106717920 gene encoding G-protein coupled receptor Mth2 isoform X3, protein MLISCVFIIATVGVYAWLPELRNMHGRVLMAYLLCLFCGFLCMSSLQIMLTVDNISSDTCLILTIIIYYFLESAFFWLNVMSFDIWWTFSGKGGMGMSKVSKRFCIYSLYAFGVPTILTIILASLEFSGLPPHPLLPMLRDQGCFIFGRSKLLYLYGPMFILFVANIIFFVMTALKIAHIKQQTAVLNSKESAMHDHHRKDKQRLLLYLKLFTVMGINWILEVISALYPDADYIWMFTDAYNLLIGVTIFIIFVCKRKIFHLIKKRFVPEYKQLRGDPMSRTQTTSTRTTYSRDDFRLSSVKNG, encoded by the exons ATGCTGATCTCTTGTGTGTTTATTATCGCTACGGTCGGTGTGTACGCTTGGTTGCCCGAGTTGCGAAACATGCACGGCCGCGTCCTCATGGCGTACCTACTCTGCCTCTTCTGCGGCTTCCTCTGCATGTCCAGCTTGCAGATCATGCTCACCGTCGACAACATCTCTTCCGACACGTGTCTCATTTTAA cgATCATCATTTACTACTTCCTCGAATCAGCTTTTTTCTGGCTGAACGTCATGAGTTTCGACATTTGGTGGACTTTCAG TGGTAAAGGTGGAATGGGGATGAGCAAAGTGTCTAAGAGATTCTGTATATATTCGCTGTACGCATTCGGTGTACCGACTATTCTTACAATAATATTGGCGTCTCTTGAATTCTCCGGCCTGCCACCGCATCCGCTTCTACCGATGCTGAGGGACCAGGGCTGTTTCATATTCG GGAGAAGTAAATTATTGTACTTGTACGGGCCAATGTTCATATTATTCGTGgcgaatattattttcttcgtGATGACCGCATTGAAGATAGCCCACATCAAGCAGCAGACAGCCGTGCTCAACTCCAAGGAGAGCGCCATGCACGATCATCACAGGAAGGACAAGCAACG GTTGCTGTTGTATTTGAAACTCTTTACTGTAATGGGTATCAACTGGATTCTGGAAGTTATCAGCGCCCTCTACCCGGACGCCGATTACATCTGGATGTTCACCGATGCCTACAACCTGCTCATCGGGGTCACCATCTTCATTATTTTCGTCTGTAAGCGGAAGATATTTCATCTCATCAAGAAGAGGTTTGTCCCAGA ATATAAGCAGCTACGTGGCGATCCGATGTCTCGCACACAAACTACCTCAACTCGCACGACGTACAGTCGCGACGACTTCAGATTGAGTTCAGTGAAAAACGGTTAA
- the LOC106717922 gene encoding G-protein coupled receptor Mth2, with amino-acid sequence MGLSVLVSFLSFVFCVTIIHCTKGASDIIVKNNKDCEKFKCIPKCCNATDYVLVNITKACVPYTGTFDFNDITVYNNDINEIGKSLQDIYHLTPGMFTNSTFRENVMDAKLFGKRNAYLTEDEIVYLQFPNSFRRWIDFDTSHFCIDYVQDVRDGNISEPSTRFFILFDFEYVPESNAFFTTALIVSCIFLALTLIVYSLLPSLRNLAGKVLMAYVGSLLGAFLLLSVIQIKEHSVSACIGLTFSTYFFFLSSFCWMNVMSVDIWWTFRGYAKARSIHRRGENFKFWMYSIYGWGLPLLMTIACAILNEADISDLPWLIKPNIPQNGCFLEGGEKLLYLYVPLLILIASNWVFFLMTTFNIWRLSRGNAVLNSAVASMPSAQRFQRHRFSVYLKLSVIMGINWILEVVSSLKPELQIWYITDAYNLMIGLAIFIIFVCKAKVNNQLRRMFSDRWSSKGTASGALSRNENSSVTMDSNLSADDTKINFNPQSNWK; translated from the exons ATGGGACTGTCTGTTTTGGTATCGTTTCTGTCTTTCGTTTTTTGTGTTACAATAATACATTGTACAAAAGGTGCGTCTgatattatagtaaaaaataataaagactgtgaaaaatttaaatgcataCCAAAATGTTGTAACGCGACCGATTATGTACTGGTCAATATAACAAAAGCCTGTGTCCCTTACACGGGTACCTTTGACTTCAACGATATAACAGTCTACAATAATGATATAAATGAAATCGGAAAATCGTTACAAGATATTTATCATCTGACACCGGGTATGTTTACGAACAGTACTTTCAGGGAAAACGTAATGGATGCTAAGCTATTTGGAAAACGTAATGCTTATTTAACGGAG gATGAAATAGTGTATTTGCAATTTCCAAACTCATTCAGAAGATGGATAGATTTTGATACCTCACATTTTTGCATTGACTACGTTCAGGATGTACGGGATGGGAACATCAGTGAACCAAGcactagattttttatactCTTTGATTTTGAATATGTGCCAGAGAGCAATGCATTCTTCACAACTG cGTTGATCGTCTCATGCATTTTTCTGGCTCTTACATTAATCGTGTATTCACTACTGCCTTCACTGAGGAATCTTGCCGGCAAAGTGCTGATGGCGTATGTTGGGAGTTTGCTGGGAGCGTTCTTGTTGTTGTCCGTAATACAGATCAAGGAACACTCGGTGTCGGCTTGTATTGGCttaa CCTTTTCTAcgtatttcttctttttatcGAGCTTCTGCTGGATGAATGTAATGTCTGTTGACATTTGGTGGACTTTCAG AGGTTATGCAAAAGCTCGTTCGATTCACCGACGAGGTGAAAACTTCAAATTCTGGATGTATAGCATTTACGGCTGGGGTTTGCCGCTGCTTATGACGATAGCATGTGCCATTCTGAATGAAGCTGATATTTCGGACCTTCCCTGGCTGATTAAACCGAATATCCCTCAAAACGGttgtttcttagaag GAGGAGAAAAGCTGTTATATCTTTACGTACCTTTGCTAATCTTAATCGCTAGTAACTGGGTATTCTTCTTGATGACGACATTTAATATCTGGCGTCTGAGTCGCGGTAACGCTGTTCTAAACTCAGCCGTAGCTAGCATGCCATCCGCGCAACGCTTCCAACGACACAG ATTTTCAGTGTACTTAAAGCTTTCGGTGATCATGGGCATCAACTGGATATTGGAGGTAGTGAGCTCTCTGAAACCGGAATTGCAGATTTGGTACATCACCGACGCGTACAATTTAATGATCGGTTTGGCCATTTTCATTATCTTCGTATGCAAAGCCAAGGTCAACAACCAGCTTCGCAGAAT gTTCAGTGACCGCTGGAGTAGCAAAGGGACAGCCTCGGGGGCGCTCTCGCGGAATGAGAACAGTAGTGTCACCATGGACTCCAATCTAAGTGCAGACGATACGAAAATCAACTTCAACCCGCAGAGCAATTGGAAATAA
- the LOC106717920 gene encoding G-protein coupled receptor Mth2 isoform X4: MLISCVFIIATVGVYAWLPELRNMHGRVLMAYLLCLFCGFLCMSSLQIMLTVDNISSDTCLILTIIIYYFLESAFFWLNVMSFDIWWTFSGKGGMGMSKVSKRFCIYSLYAFGVPTILTIILASLEFSGLPPHPLLPMLRDQGCFIFGRSKLLYLYGPMFILFVANIIFFVMTALKIAHIKQQTAVLNSKESAMHDHHRKDKQRLLLYLKLFTVMGINWILEVISALYPDADYIWMFTDAYNLLIGVTIFIIFVCKRKIFHLIKKRYKQLRGDPMSRTQTTSTRTTYSRDDFRLSSVKNG; the protein is encoded by the exons ATGCTGATCTCTTGTGTGTTTATTATCGCTACGGTCGGTGTGTACGCTTGGTTGCCCGAGTTGCGAAACATGCACGGCCGCGTCCTCATGGCGTACCTACTCTGCCTCTTCTGCGGCTTCCTCTGCATGTCCAGCTTGCAGATCATGCTCACCGTCGACAACATCTCTTCCGACACGTGTCTCATTTTAA cgATCATCATTTACTACTTCCTCGAATCAGCTTTTTTCTGGCTGAACGTCATGAGTTTCGACATTTGGTGGACTTTCAG TGGTAAAGGTGGAATGGGGATGAGCAAAGTGTCTAAGAGATTCTGTATATATTCGCTGTACGCATTCGGTGTACCGACTATTCTTACAATAATATTGGCGTCTCTTGAATTCTCCGGCCTGCCACCGCATCCGCTTCTACCGATGCTGAGGGACCAGGGCTGTTTCATATTCG GGAGAAGTAAATTATTGTACTTGTACGGGCCAATGTTCATATTATTCGTGgcgaatattattttcttcgtGATGACCGCATTGAAGATAGCCCACATCAAGCAGCAGACAGCCGTGCTCAACTCCAAGGAGAGCGCCATGCACGATCATCACAGGAAGGACAAGCAACG GTTGCTGTTGTATTTGAAACTCTTTACTGTAATGGGTATCAACTGGATTCTGGAAGTTATCAGCGCCCTCTACCCGGACGCCGATTACATCTGGATGTTCACCGATGCCTACAACCTGCTCATCGGGGTCACCATCTTCATTATTTTCGTCTGTAAGCGGAAGATATTTCATCTCATCAAGAAGAG ATATAAGCAGCTACGTGGCGATCCGATGTCTCGCACACAAACTACCTCAACTCGCACGACGTACAGTCGCGACGACTTCAGATTGAGTTCAGTGAAAAACGGTTAA
- the LOC106717920 gene encoding G-protein coupled receptor Mth2 isoform X2, whose product MLISCVFIIATVGVYAWLPELRNMHGRVLMAYLLCLFCGFLCMSSLQIMLTVDNISSDTCLILTIIIYYFLESAFFWLNVMSFDIWWTFSGKGGMGMSKVSKRFCIYSLYAFGVPTILTIILASLEFSGLPPHPLLPMLRDQGCFIFGRSKLLYLYGPMFILFVANIIFFVMTALKIAHIKQQTAVLNSKESAMHDHHRKDKQRLLLYLKLFTVMGINWILEVISALYPDADYIWMFTDAYNLLIGVTIFIIFVCKRKIFHLIKKRTKGKLSRSDGNCQEFSYRTTIPIRIYKNNQTQKGSMETIKTVIDDDNNTANEVKNTKL is encoded by the exons ATGCTGATCTCTTGTGTGTTTATTATCGCTACGGTCGGTGTGTACGCTTGGTTGCCCGAGTTGCGAAACATGCACGGCCGCGTCCTCATGGCGTACCTACTCTGCCTCTTCTGCGGCTTCCTCTGCATGTCCAGCTTGCAGATCATGCTCACCGTCGACAACATCTCTTCCGACACGTGTCTCATTTTAA cgATCATCATTTACTACTTCCTCGAATCAGCTTTTTTCTGGCTGAACGTCATGAGTTTCGACATTTGGTGGACTTTCAG TGGTAAAGGTGGAATGGGGATGAGCAAAGTGTCTAAGAGATTCTGTATATATTCGCTGTACGCATTCGGTGTACCGACTATTCTTACAATAATATTGGCGTCTCTTGAATTCTCCGGCCTGCCACCGCATCCGCTTCTACCGATGCTGAGGGACCAGGGCTGTTTCATATTCG GGAGAAGTAAATTATTGTACTTGTACGGGCCAATGTTCATATTATTCGTGgcgaatattattttcttcgtGATGACCGCATTGAAGATAGCCCACATCAAGCAGCAGACAGCCGTGCTCAACTCCAAGGAGAGCGCCATGCACGATCATCACAGGAAGGACAAGCAACG GTTGCTGTTGTATTTGAAACTCTTTACTGTAATGGGTATCAACTGGATTCTGGAAGTTATCAGCGCCCTCTACCCGGACGCCGATTACATCTGGATGTTCACCGATGCCTACAACCTGCTCATCGGGGTCACCATCTTCATTATTTTCGTCTGTAAGCGGAAGATATTTCATCTCATCAAGAAGAG GACCAAAGGAAAACTTTCGAGATCTGATGGGAACTGCCAAGAATTTAGTTACAGAACAACCATACCTATAAGAatctacaaaaataatcaaacgCAAAAGGGTAGCATGGAAACTATAAAAACAGTTattgatgatgataataacaCAGCAAAtgaagttaaaaatacaaaactttga
- the LOC106717827 gene encoding E3 ubiquitin-protein ligase RNF25, with product MTSVVDERVTDEVEALVAILMDDVTIRRVGNVPTVIETVVNPSTGEDIDQQYVCVTLEVRLTPNYPDASPDIVLRNPRGLDDELLASIHSQIKNKLADCLGQPVVFELIDLIRENLTACNLPSGQCVICLFGFAEGDVFIKTQCYHHFHSHCLANHLISGKKYYQEEMDKLPNWQQVQAPPYQPCCPVCRCVVTTDVETLKSAPPPVESVNAPPFRVTPEMLAMQRKMSHLLARQIARGGVVGSGNLGPRPLTITTAADAVANNGPSQAAQETAKPEAAANDQPGNASNDCNEPGSPQRQAYRGPYRGFNRRGKPGRRGRGAVGPR from the exons ATGACGTCTGTCGTGGATGAAAG GGTTACCGATGAAGTGGAAGCCTTGGTGGCTATTTTAATGGACGATGTCACCATAAGAAGAGTCGGTAATGTGCCCACTGTTATTGAAACAGTCGTCAATCCGTCAACTGGGGAAGATATTGATCAGCAATATGTATGCGTGACATTAGAGGTTCGATTGACCCCGAACTATCCAGATGCAAGTCCCGATATAGTCCTTAGGAATCCTAGAGGATTAGACGATGAACTTTTAGCCAGCATTCACTCACAAATCAAGAATAAATTAGCAGATTGCCTGGGCCAGCCTGTAGTCTTCGAGCTTATTGAT CTTATACGCGAGAATCTGACAGCGTGCAATCTGCCGAGCGGTCAATGCGTGATCTGCTTGTTCGGTTTCGCGGAAGGGGACGTCTTCATCAAGACGCAATGCTACCATCACTTCCACAGCCATTGCCTCGCCAACCACCTCATCTCTGGCAAGAAGTACTATCAAGAAGAGATGGACAAGCTCCCCAACTGGCAGCAAGTACAGGCGCCTCCGTACcag CCATGCTGCCCGGTGTGCCGCTGCGTGGTGACCACCGATGTGGAGACGCTGAAGTCAGCGCCTCCGCCGGTCGAGTCTGTCAACGCGCCGCCATTCCGCGTCACTCCTGAGATGCTG GCTATGCAGAGGAAGATGTCGCACTTGTTGGCTCGTCAAATAGCCCGGGGGGGTGTGGTCGGCTCCGGTAACCTCGGTCCGCGTCCGCTCACCATCACCACGGCGGCCGATGCG gttgcCAATAATGGACCATCGCAAGCTGCGCAAGAAACCGCCAAGCCCGAGGCCGCTGCCAACGATCAGCCAGGCAACGCTTCCAACGACTGCAACGAGCCCGGCTCGCCTCAGCGCCAGGCTTATCGCGGCCCCTACAG GGGCTTCAATCGGCGCGGCAAGCCCGGGCGTCGCGGGCGCGGCGCGGTGGGTCCGCGGTGA